The following proteins are encoded in a genomic region of Dialister hominis:
- a CDS encoding helix-turn-helix domain-containing protein, whose translation MLDQIASYLYQGVTITQAAENLHMSRITFRKWVLRYKEEGFKGLRPRQHLSYYSNQMKIQAVKEYLKGGVSMLSVCAKYRISGTLSLKTWIEAYNEHKLTDLVSEGGDLMGKRQQSVKEERVRIVQECIASGCDYNKIAKKYNMSYQTLYTWVKKFKEMGEVGLEDYRGKPIRLQTPRTEEERLRQENARLLEEKKDLIAEIALLKKRWR comes from the coding sequence ATGTTAGACCAGATTGCTTCATATCTCTATCAGGGTGTTACGATTACCCAGGCAGCTGAAAATCTTCATATGAGCCGCATAACATTCAGAAAATGGGTTCTCCGGTATAAAGAGGAGGGCTTTAAGGGATTGCGGCCCAGGCAGCATTTGTCTTACTACTCCAATCAGATGAAGATCCAAGCCGTAAAGGAATATCTTAAAGGCGGCGTTTCCATGCTTTCCGTCTGTGCCAAATACAGAATTTCCGGCACTCTCTCCCTTAAAACATGGATTGAGGCGTATAATGAGCATAAGTTGACAGACCTCGTTTCTGAAGGAGGAGATCTTATGGGCAAACGCCAGCAATCGGTCAAGGAAGAGCGAGTCAGAATCGTTCAGGAGTGCATCGCCAGTGGATGCGATTACAACAAGATAGCCAAGAAGTACAACATGTCCTACCAAACACTCTACACATGGGTAAAAAAGTTCAAGGAGATGGGAGAAGTTGGTCTTGAGGATTACAGAGGAAAGCCAATCAGGCTCCAAACGCCCCGGACCGAAGAAGAACGGCTGCGTCAGGAGAATGCCAGACTTCTTGAAGAGAAGAAGGATCTTATAGCAGAGATTGCCCTGCTAAAAAAAAGATGGAGATAG
- the rpmG gene encoding 50S ribosomal protein L33 encodes MREGITLACTECKRRNYRTNKNKKNTTERIEMMKYCKWCHKHTLHKETK; translated from the coding sequence ATGCGTGAAGGAATTACTCTTGCATGCACAGAATGCAAGCGCCGCAATTATCGTACGAACAAGAACAAGAAGAATACGACTGAACGTATCGAAATGATGAAGTACTGCAAATGGTGCCACAAACACACTCTTCATAAGGAAACGAAATAA
- the rplL gene encoding 50S ribosomal protein L7/L12 — protein MTNEEILNAISEMSVLELSELVKAIEDKFGVSAAAPVAVAAAAPAAAAAEEEKTEFDVILKDVGAQKIQVIKAVREITGLGLKDAKAIVDGAPKEVKTGVAKAEAEEMKKKLEEAGATVEMK, from the coding sequence ATGACAAACGAAGAAATCCTTAACGCCATTAGCGAAATGTCCGTACTCGAACTTTCCGAACTCGTAAAAGCAATCGAAGACAAATTCGGTGTTTCCGCAGCAGCACCGGTAGCAGTTGCAGCAGCAGCTCCGGCAGCAGCAGCAGCTGAAGAAGAAAAGACTGAATTCGACGTAATCCTGAAGGATGTCGGCGCTCAGAAGATCCAGGTTATCAAAGCAGTTCGTGAAATCACCGGACTCGGCCTGAAAGACGCTAAAGCTATCGTAGACGGCGCTCCGAAGGAAGTTAAGACTGGCGTAGCTAAAGCTGAAGCTGAAGAAATGAAGAAGAAGCTCGAAGAAGCTGGCGCAACAGTAGAAATGAAATAA
- a CDS encoding IS1182 family transposase, producing the protein MKNNNTSNHFTAEQGILPMFPSEILNVDDPVLMYDRFMEEIDLKKYLRYIPTRGAGRPRYNPVNMLKTIIYGFAEEGYCSFRKLEDNCRVNIRYMYLMNYEAPSYRTFCHFVKGFLKYSLKDIFYSITKELCGKLNVDLQHIYIDGSKFEANANKYSWVWKKSAEKSRYKLFAKITSLFELLNDDLKYDHMSVNINTEYAPDYLRLVLDKLKEIWQIDETAFVHGSGHRKSDHQRKYEQLKAYTSKLEEYVEKIQICGTSRNSYSKTDTDATFMRIKSDYMGNDQLLPAYNVQIGVADEFIAVIDVNQYRSDMDCFVPLMEEFHEVYGAYPKYPVADAGYGSFNNYIYCEQHGMEKYMKFPMYKKETKDKKYHTNPFRPINFRVDENGTIRCPNDRAFKFIYRHLVRGNLYGRQEEVFECEDCQGCPLAEQCKKTPKNKRISLSRERNNMYQEVQDNLESIHGALLRMNRSIQAEGTFGIMKHDRWYKRIVRKGIDSVKAELYLVALGYNLRKYITKIMRIRIAA; encoded by the coding sequence ATGAAAAATAACAACACTAGCAATCATTTTACCGCAGAACAAGGCATTTTGCCAATGTTTCCCTCTGAGATTCTCAATGTCGATGATCCTGTTTTAATGTATGACAGATTTATGGAGGAAATCGATCTTAAAAAGTACCTTCGTTACATACCGACGCGTGGCGCTGGCAGACCCAGGTATAATCCCGTCAACATGCTGAAAACGATCATCTATGGTTTCGCAGAAGAAGGATATTGCTCTTTTAGAAAACTTGAAGATAATTGCAGGGTTAATATCAGATATATGTACCTGATGAATTATGAAGCCCCATCCTATCGGACATTCTGTCATTTCGTGAAGGGCTTTCTTAAGTATTCTCTCAAGGATATCTTTTATTCAATTACGAAAGAACTCTGCGGCAAACTCAACGTGGATTTGCAGCATATATATATTGACGGTTCCAAGTTTGAAGCGAACGCAAATAAATACAGCTGGGTATGGAAGAAATCCGCTGAAAAATCCCGCTACAAGCTTTTTGCCAAGATTACCAGCCTTTTTGAGTTACTCAATGATGATCTTAAGTATGACCATATGAGTGTAAACATCAATACAGAATACGCTCCGGACTATCTGCGTCTGGTATTGGATAAATTAAAAGAAATCTGGCAGATTGATGAGACGGCCTTTGTTCATGGAAGCGGGCATCGCAAGTCCGATCATCAACGCAAGTATGAGCAGCTTAAGGCATATACATCAAAACTTGAAGAATATGTTGAGAAGATACAGATATGCGGTACTTCCAGAAACAGTTATTCGAAGACCGATACGGATGCAACATTCATGCGAATCAAGTCGGACTACATGGGAAATGATCAGCTTCTGCCTGCATACAATGTCCAAATAGGTGTTGCCGATGAATTTATTGCCGTAATTGATGTTAACCAGTATCGTTCAGATATGGATTGCTTCGTACCGCTGATGGAGGAATTCCACGAAGTCTATGGGGCTTATCCTAAGTATCCTGTGGCAGATGCAGGATATGGATCTTTCAACAATTACATCTATTGCGAGCAGCACGGTATGGAAAAGTATATGAAATTCCCCATGTACAAGAAAGAAACGAAAGACAAGAAATACCATACCAATCCGTTTCGGCCAATAAACTTTAGAGTTGATGAGAATGGAACCATCCGTTGTCCAAATGACAGGGCTTTCAAATTTATCTATAGACATCTGGTCAGAGGGAACTTATACGGCAGGCAGGAGGAAGTATTTGAATGCGAAGACTGCCAAGGATGCCCGCTGGCAGAGCAATGTAAAAAGACCCCGAAGAACAAAAGAATCTCATTGAGCAGAGAACGGAATAACATGTACCAGGAGGTTCAGGATAATCTGGAAAGCATCCATGGAGCCCTGCTAAGAATGAACCGGTCAATCCAGGCTGAAGGAACTTTTGGAATCATGAAACATGACAGATGGTACAAAAGAATCGTCAGAAAAGGGATAGATTCTGTAAAAGCCGAGTTATACCTGGTAGCACTTGGCTATAATTTAAGGAAATACATCACAAAAATAATGCGTATAAGGATTGCCGCCTAA
- a CDS encoding IS3 family transposase, whose protein sequence is MKEVHEETNISIESLCRLSKVSRAAYYGWLNHIKSGRELLREKVAQEVVKIHQEYPDMGYRRMNDWIKKYSESHLMVSDSLVLRVRRILNIKSVIKYKTDGCTRNAKDPKYIFENLLNRDFDAGVSNARWMTDVTEFKYTTADEVLHKLYLSAIIDGHDRRIVSYVIGDRNNTALAFETMEKALKENPGAHPMIHTDRGFQYTSNGFHKIVEKAGLVHSMSRVGCCADNGLMEGFWGMLKRERYYTRKFTSRKAVVSMINGYIYFYNNKRIQRKLHLLAPMEVFNAAPMAA, encoded by the coding sequence ATAAAAGAAGTCCATGAAGAAACCAACATCTCCATAGAAAGTCTCTGCCGACTCTCAAAGGTCTCCAGGGCAGCTTATTACGGCTGGCTGAATCATATTAAGAGCGGCCGTGAACTGCTGAGAGAAAAGGTCGCACAGGAGGTCGTGAAAATCCATCAGGAATATCCGGATATGGGATACCGCCGGATGAACGATTGGATCAAGAAGTATAGCGAGAGCCACCTTATGGTAAGTGACAGTCTGGTTCTTCGTGTCAGGCGGATACTTAATATTAAGTCCGTGATCAAATACAAGACCGATGGCTGCACTCGTAACGCAAAGGATCCAAAGTACATTTTTGAAAACCTGCTGAACCGTGATTTCGATGCAGGCGTATCCAATGCAAGATGGATGACGGATGTCACCGAATTCAAATACACAACGGCTGATGAAGTTTTGCATAAGTTATATTTAAGCGCCATTATTGATGGCCATGACCGTCGGATTGTCTCTTATGTCATCGGCGACAGAAACAATACTGCACTGGCTTTTGAGACAATGGAAAAGGCACTTAAAGAGAATCCAGGAGCACATCCAATGATTCATACTGACCGCGGATTCCAGTATACAAGCAACGGATTCCATAAGATCGTTGAAAAAGCAGGACTGGTTCACAGCATGTCCCGCGTAGGCTGCTGTGCAGACAACGGTCTGATGGAAGGGTTCTGGGGAATGCTGAAGCGCGAACGTTACTACACACGTAAATTCACCAGCCGCAAAGCAGTGGTAAGCATGATCAACGGCTACATCTACTTCTACAACAACAAACGCATTCAGCGCAAATTACATCTTTTAGCCCCAATGGAAGTATTCAACGCAGCTCCAATGGCTGCATGA
- a CDS encoding YaiI/YqxD family protein, with translation MEIWIDGDGCPVVRETERAARKFKIPVTIICDTSHRIESDYSRVKTVDKGADSADFVLTNLLKEGDIVVTQDYGAAAMALARKAYAFHQDGWQYTENNIDGLLMKRHLAKKAMRSGKHHLKGPPARSREAGKIFQEKLEAFLQSKIKGDVTKFIPTKRALPRIIWSGAEPFVL, from the coding sequence ATGGAAATATGGATAGACGGGGACGGATGCCCGGTCGTGCGTGAAACGGAAAGGGCGGCCAGAAAATTCAAGATCCCCGTGACGATCATCTGCGACACGAGTCACCGGATTGAATCGGATTACAGCCGGGTGAAGACGGTGGACAAGGGTGCCGACTCTGCTGATTTCGTCCTGACGAATCTTCTGAAGGAAGGAGATATCGTTGTGACGCAGGACTACGGCGCAGCGGCCATGGCTCTTGCCAGGAAGGCATATGCTTTTCATCAGGACGGCTGGCAGTACACGGAAAACAACATAGACGGGCTCCTTATGAAGCGCCATCTGGCCAAGAAGGCTATGAGAAGCGGCAAGCATCATTTGAAAGGGCCTCCGGCAAGGAGCAGGGAGGCAGGGAAAATCTTCCAGGAAAAACTGGAAGCCTTTCTTCAGAGCAAAATAAAAGGGGATGTGACAAAATTCATCCCAACAAAAAGGGCTCTGCCCCGGATCATTTGGTCCGGGGCAGAGCCTTTCGTGTTATAA
- the secE gene encoding preprotein translocase subunit SecE codes for MAKAKRQTSAAKAQEANQSWTRFFKETKMEMKKVIWPTRKQMIQYTVAVIVSVVLVSIMIVAVDFVFMGLSKLLVNAVG; via the coding sequence ATGGCCAAGGCGAAGCGTCAAACATCGGCAGCGAAAGCACAGGAAGCCAATCAGTCCTGGACAAGGTTTTTCAAAGAAACCAAGATGGAAATGAAGAAGGTCATCTGGCCGACTAGAAAACAGATGATTCAGTATACCGTTGCCGTCATTGTGTCCGTGGTATTGGTATCCATTATGATCGTTGCAGTAGACTTCGTATTCATGGGCCTCTCCAAGTTATTAGTCAACGCTGTGGGCTGA
- the nusG gene encoding transcription termination/antitermination protein NusG, translated as MPDIEAEDKNISKEEQPEVSAPTEIGKPSEGSQKDIRWYVIHTYSGYENKVKDTLTRKVHSMGMDDTILQILLPLQDEEEEKNGEVKTVSRKVFPGYLLIQMEVNDRSWYVVRNTPGVTGFVGTTTKPIPLSDEEAERIINGNGQKAQPTTDVKTGDRIRITKGPFEDRTAVVLQVSDDKSKVKADISNFGTTTTIELEAGSFDLL; from the coding sequence ATGCCGGATATCGAAGCTGAAGACAAGAATATTTCAAAAGAAGAACAACCGGAAGTCAGCGCGCCGACTGAAATCGGCAAACCTTCCGAAGGCTCCCAGAAAGACATCCGCTGGTATGTAATTCATACATACTCCGGATACGAGAATAAGGTCAAGGATACGCTGACCAGAAAAGTTCATTCCATGGGAATGGATGACACAATCCTTCAGATCCTTCTGCCGCTTCAGGATGAAGAGGAAGAAAAGAATGGAGAGGTAAAGACTGTATCCCGCAAGGTTTTCCCTGGCTATCTTCTGATCCAGATGGAAGTCAATGACAGAAGCTGGTATGTCGTAAGAAACACGCCTGGTGTTACAGGTTTTGTCGGAACAACTACGAAGCCGATTCCGCTCTCTGATGAAGAAGCAGAACGCATCATTAATGGCAACGGACAGAAGGCTCAGCCAACGACTGACGTCAAGACAGGGGACCGCATCCGTATCACCAAGGGACCTTTTGAAGATCGTACCGCAGTAGTGCTGCAAGTATCCGATGACAAGAGCAAAGTCAAAGCGGATATCAGCAACTTTGGCACGACGACTACTATCGAGCTCGAAGCGGGTTCATTCGATCTGCTTTGA
- a CDS encoding ECF transporter S component has product MEKISQPPQEYRSLMSVRELTISGLLAGITIFLGITGYGFIPLIVMNATILHIPTIIGTIVAGPKVGVVVGVLFGLFSFVQTLRAPSLLMQFALQYSVLYDAFICIVPRICIALVVWALYRRLPCGTALRTGIAAVAGSLTNTILFLGSFFLLVGAPYAAARGISVEAVGAMILGIVGMNGVPEALVSGIIVVPIVMTLKKSGWKLK; this is encoded by the coding sequence ATGGAAAAAATCAGTCAGCCGCCACAGGAGTACCGCTCTCTCATGAGCGTCAGAGAACTCACGATCTCAGGGCTTTTAGCCGGGATCACCATTTTCCTGGGAATCACGGGGTACGGGTTCATCCCGCTGATCGTCATGAATGCGACGATCCTTCACATTCCCACTATCATCGGAACGATTGTAGCCGGACCAAAGGTCGGTGTCGTCGTCGGAGTCCTGTTCGGGCTGTTTTCTTTTGTGCAGACGCTTCGTGCGCCAAGCCTTCTGATGCAGTTCGCCCTGCAGTACAGTGTGCTCTATGACGCATTCATCTGCATTGTGCCGCGTATCTGCATCGCGCTCGTTGTATGGGCACTTTACCGCCGTCTTCCCTGCGGAACGGCGCTCCGCACCGGCATTGCAGCTGTTGCAGGTTCCCTGACGAATACGATCCTCTTCCTCGGATCCTTCTTCCTCCTGGTCGGCGCTCCTTATGCAGCAGCCAGAGGAATTTCCGTCGAAGCAGTCGGCGCTATGATTCTTGGCATTGTTGGCATGAACGGTGTTCCGGAAGCACTCGTATCCGGCATCATCGTCGTACCGATTGTCATGACACTCAAGAAATCCGGATGGAAATTGAAGTAA
- the rplA gene encoding 50S ribosomal protein L1 encodes MAKLTKKQKAAAAIVDSHKLYDIDEAVKLIKEAASAKFDETVEAAFNLNINPKYADQQLRGATVLPAGTGKTKKVLVFAKDHKEDEAKAAGADYVGGKELADKILQGWMDFDVVVATPDMMAVVGRLGRVLGPKGLMPNPKVGTVTMDVTKAVNEIKGGKVQYRTDKAGNVQVIIGKVSFDEDKLKQNLLAIFNTIQKARPASVKGNYMKSLTISSTMGPGIHLDIQAVAAPKAQ; translated from the coding sequence ATGGCAAAACTGACAAAGAAACAGAAAGCCGCAGCAGCCATCGTTGACAGTCATAAACTCTATGACATCGACGAAGCTGTGAAGCTTATAAAAGAAGCAGCATCCGCAAAATTCGACGAAACCGTTGAAGCTGCTTTCAACCTGAATATCAACCCGAAATATGCTGACCAGCAGCTCCGCGGCGCTACCGTACTTCCGGCAGGCACCGGCAAAACAAAGAAAGTCCTCGTGTTCGCAAAAGACCACAAGGAAGACGAAGCTAAGGCAGCAGGCGCAGACTATGTTGGCGGAAAAGAACTCGCTGACAAGATCCTGCAGGGATGGATGGACTTTGATGTCGTAGTAGCTACACCGGACATGATGGCTGTTGTTGGCCGTCTGGGCCGTGTACTCGGACCGAAAGGCCTCATGCCAAACCCGAAGGTTGGCACCGTAACCATGGACGTTACAAAAGCTGTCAACGAAATCAAAGGCGGCAAGGTACAGTATCGTACCGATAAAGCCGGCAACGTACAGGTTATCATCGGCAAGGTATCCTTCGACGAAGATAAACTGAAACAGAACCTGCTCGCTATTTTCAATACCATTCAGAAGGCTCGTCCAGCTTCTGTAAAAGGTAACTACATGAAGAGCCTGACCATCAGCTCCACCATGGGCCCGGGAATCCACCTGGACATCCAGGCTGTAGCTGCACCGAAAGCTCAATAA
- the rplK gene encoding 50S ribosomal protein L11, which produces MAKKISKIVKLQVPAGKATPAPPVGPALGQAGVNIMAFVKDFNDRTAKQAGLIIPVEITVFEDRSFTFICKTPPAAVLLKKAAGLEKASGEPNKKKVGKVTKAQVKEIAETKMPDLNANTVEAAMRLVEGTARSMGIEVVD; this is translated from the coding sequence ATGGCAAAGAAAATTTCTAAAATTGTAAAACTGCAGGTACCGGCAGGTAAAGCTACCCCGGCTCCGCCAGTAGGCCCGGCCCTCGGCCAGGCAGGCGTTAACATCATGGCTTTCGTTAAAGACTTTAACGATCGTACTGCTAAGCAGGCAGGCCTGATTATCCCTGTAGAAATTACAGTATTTGAAGATAGAAGCTTTACATTCATTTGTAAGACTCCTCCGGCAGCAGTTCTTCTGAAGAAGGCAGCTGGTCTGGAAAAGGCTTCTGGTGAACCGAACAAGAAGAAAGTTGGCAAGGTCACCAAAGCTCAGGTTAAGGAAATCGCTGAAACAAAGATGCCTGACCTGAACGCAAATACAGTAGAAGCAGCAATGCGCCTTGTAGAAGGCACAGCCCGTTCTATGGGCATCGAAGTTGTAGACTAA
- the rplJ gene encoding 50S ribosomal protein L10: MSEEKYEVNVRPEKVTVVEEMKEKLGYQGVVLVTFNRLDVKNATLLRRKFLAHGVEYKVIKNTLTRIAANDLGITGLDDLLQGTNGLAVCKDDPVAPAAALKEFLAETKSEAVVVKAGLLDGKVIDAKGVQALADLPSREQLLGMVAATLQAPIAGLARALNANIQKFAYAIEAVRKQKESA; this comes from the coding sequence ATGAGCGAAGAAAAGTATGAAGTTAACGTTCGTCCTGAAAAGGTTACCGTCGTTGAAGAAATGAAGGAAAAACTTGGTTACCAGGGCGTCGTACTTGTAACATTCAACAGACTCGACGTTAAGAACGCGACGCTGCTGCGCCGTAAGTTCCTGGCACACGGTGTTGAATACAAGGTCATTAAAAACACACTGACCCGCATCGCAGCTAACGATCTTGGAATCACAGGTCTCGATGATCTGCTTCAGGGCACGAACGGTCTTGCAGTTTGCAAGGACGATCCGGTAGCACCGGCAGCAGCACTGAAAGAATTCCTGGCTGAAACCAAGAGCGAAGCAGTCGTTGTAAAAGCTGGCCTTCTCGATGGCAAAGTCATCGATGCAAAAGGCGTTCAGGCTCTGGCAGATCTACCATCCAGAGAACAGCTGCTGGGTATGGTTGCAGCAACACTCCAGGCTCCTATCGCAGGACTGGCACGTGCACTCAACGCAAATATCCAGAAATTCGCATATGCTATCGAAGCAGTGCGTAAACAGAAAGAATCTGCGTAA
- a CDS encoding DEAD/DEAH box helicase has product MNAFTALGVSAALTDIMKLQGIVKPTPIQEASIPSIFKGKDVIGRSQTGTGKTLAYLLPVIQRVDTEKNTTQVLIMTPTRELSRQIFDVLRPFAIKLDIDAADIIGGRTIENQLRKLKRDPAVIIGTPGRLLDHIRRRSLDLSNVKTVILDEADQMLANGFREDIEALVDETPKKRQVLLFSATMPDDAKRLARKYMNQPVYIDVAEKAAASTVDQRVYETTKPHKFKLLLKHLNEMNLYMAVVFCNTREGAHELAEKLQEETNFVVDEIHGDMSQSQRNQVIREFEKAKIQVLVASDIAARGLDVEGVTHVFNYDIPRNLEYYVHRIGRTGRAGTSGIAITYATPEDGLLLRKLEKSISETITRYDEKGNVRRVRQGKPAKKVVIPGMYKPTKSKEHKALGHKGKNMRQKRKDKPAQKGTRGRKKK; this is encoded by the coding sequence ATGAACGCATTTACCGCACTCGGCGTGAGTGCTGCTTTAACAGATATCATGAAACTGCAGGGGATCGTGAAGCCGACCCCGATCCAGGAGGCTTCCATTCCTTCCATTTTCAAGGGGAAGGATGTCATCGGCCGTTCCCAGACAGGTACGGGCAAGACGCTTGCCTACCTGCTGCCTGTAATCCAGAGAGTGGATACAGAAAAGAATACGACGCAGGTCCTCATCATGACGCCGACGAGAGAACTCTCCAGACAGATTTTTGATGTGCTGCGCCCCTTTGCCATCAAGCTCGATATCGACGCTGCTGACATCATCGGCGGACGCACGATCGAAAACCAGCTGCGCAAGCTGAAACGCGATCCGGCTGTCATTATCGGCACTCCTGGCCGTCTTCTCGACCATATCAGAAGAAGAAGCCTCGATCTGTCCAATGTAAAGACAGTCATCCTTGATGAAGCAGATCAGATGCTTGCCAATGGATTCAGGGAAGATATCGAAGCGCTTGTTGATGAAACACCGAAGAAGCGTCAGGTCCTCCTTTTCTCTGCAACGATGCCTGATGACGCAAAGCGCCTCGCAAGGAAGTACATGAACCAGCCCGTCTACATCGACGTTGCGGAGAAGGCAGCGGCATCCACCGTCGACCAGAGAGTCTATGAAACGACGAAACCGCACAAGTTCAAACTGCTCCTGAAGCATCTGAATGAAATGAACTTGTACATGGCAGTCGTCTTCTGCAACACGCGCGAAGGCGCGCATGAGCTCGCTGAGAAGCTGCAGGAAGAAACGAATTTCGTCGTCGATGAAATCCATGGCGACATGAGCCAGAGCCAGAGGAACCAGGTTATCCGCGAATTTGAAAAGGCAAAGATCCAGGTCCTTGTCGCTTCAGATATTGCGGCACGCGGTCTTGATGTCGAAGGCGTCACGCACGTATTCAATTATGATATCCCGAGAAATCTGGAATACTACGTCCACAGAATCGGACGTACGGGAAGAGCCGGCACATCCGGCATCGCTATTACCTATGCCACTCCGGAAGACGGACTTCTTTTGAGGAAACTTGAAAAGTCCATTTCCGAAACAATCACCCGTTATGACGAGAAGGGCAATGTCCGTCGCGTCAGACAGGGAAAACCTGCCAAGAAGGTCGTCATTCCCGGCATGTACAAGCCTACAAAGAGCAAGGAGCACAAAGCTCTCGGCCATAAGGGCAAGAACATGCGCCAGAAGAGAAAGGACAAGCCTGCGCAGAAGGGCACAAGGGGAAGAAAGAAAAAGTAA
- a CDS encoding DUF1858 domain-containing protein, translating into MTADNLTFSLEIDFIPDIQEGRMDLKAKMKEVAAKYAGTYVLDPKARPIISGLSKEDVENALKDLGLQAFGTWPSCILTCTINTPLPLRAVGMSDGWDIYTGKKTFFAFAQFPADALGLMVKACTYYLEHENYQSLEEFIDSIGYETFRDTVLGNAVADGNGSADSFYGNGGWDSPEVPPLAPGDFVRPENNIMQIIEVYPEMGPFLMEYGMSCVGCFVSYDENLWQAAQGHGMDVFEIIGEMNEFIADKYKKPLLTEDTPMETILTMYPQLLTVFQSQNIPMPSDMKTSIGIMCRDAGADVKTLIAKCDERLRSGDEM; encoded by the coding sequence ATGACAGCAGATAACCTTACATTCTCTCTGGAAATCGATTTCATTCCGGACATTCAGGAAGGCCGCATGGACCTCAAAGCCAAGATGAAGGAAGTTGCCGCAAAATATGCCGGCACATATGTCCTTGATCCGAAGGCACGCCCGATTATTTCCGGACTTTCCAAGGAAGACGTGGAAAACGCCCTCAAGGATCTAGGCCTGCAGGCATTCGGCACCTGGCCGTCCTGCATTCTGACCTGTACCATCAATACGCCTCTTCCGCTCCGTGCGGTAGGCATGTCCGACGGCTGGGACATTTACACCGGCAAGAAGACATTCTTCGCTTTCGCACAGTTCCCGGCAGATGCACTGGGCCTCATGGTCAAGGCATGCACCTACTACCTCGAACACGAAAATTATCAGTCCCTGGAAGAATTCATTGATTCCATCGGCTATGAAACATTCCGTGACACCGTCCTCGGCAATGCAGTCGCTGACGGAAACGGATCCGCCGACAGCTTCTACGGCAACGGCGGCTGGGATTCCCCGGAAGTTCCGCCTCTGGCGCCCGGCGATTTCGTCCGTCCGGAAAACAACATCATGCAGATCATTGAAGTATATCCGGAAATGGGACCCTTCCTCATGGAATACGGCATGTCCTGCGTAGGCTGCTTCGTTTCCTATGATGAAAATCTCTGGCAGGCTGCTCAGGGCCATGGCATGGACGTCTTCGAAATCATCGGCGAAATGAATGAATTCATCGCTGACAAGTACAAGAAGCCGCTCCTGACTGAAGATACACCGATGGAAACCATCCTCACCATGTATCCGCAGCTCCTGACCGTTTTCCAGAGCCAGAACATCCCGATGCCTTCCGACATGAAGACATCGATCGGCATCATGTGCCGCGATGCAGGCGCTGACGTGAAGACACTCATTGCCAAGTGCGATGAAAGACTTCGCAGCGGAGATGAAATGTAA